The proteins below come from a single Plasmodium sp. gorilla clade G2 genome assembly, chromosome: 13 genomic window:
- a CDS encoding DNA-directed RNA polymerase II, putative yields MEDPITRFYKCRKTCCEMLEDRGYIITPREKLENFSSFKEMFEDNDRQRSKMGISTSHKNDANNRIIVYFADEVKKTGVKPLRELTERMEEKSIQRAILVTQNILTPFARDAIKEAAPRHIIENFLDTELLVNITKHELVPRHIPLTSDEKKNLLQRYKIMENKLPRIQDVDPVCRYFGLSKGQVVKIIRPSETAGRYVTYRLVV; encoded by the exons atggaAGATCCAATAACAAGATTTTATAAATGTCGAAAAACTTGTTGTGAAATGTTGGAGGATAGGGGTTATATTATAACTCCACGAGAAAAACTTGAAAACTTTTCATCTTTTAAAGAAATGTTTGAAGATAATGATAGACa ACGATCTAAAATGGGTATTAGTACTAGTCATAAAAACGATGCAAACAATAGAATTATAGTTTACTTTGCAGATGAAGTTAAAAAAACAGGGGTTAAACCATTAAGGGA ATTAACCGAAAGGATGGAAGAAAAATCTATTCAACGTGCTATTCTTGTaacacaaaatatattaacaccTTTTGCTAGAGAT GCCATTAAGGAAGCAGCCCCAAGACATATTATAGAAAACTTTTTAGATACTGAATTATtg GTTAATATAACAAAGCACGAATTAGTCCCAAGGCATATTCCTCTAACAAgcgatgaaaaaaaaaacttgcTTCAAAGATATaag aTTATGGAAAATAAATTACCGAGAATTCAAGATGTCGACCCTGTATGTCGATATTTTGGATTATCAAAAGGACag gTTGTTAAAATTATTAGGCCTAGTGAAACGGCAGGAAGATATGTTACCTACCGATTGGTTGTGTAA
- a CDS encoding ferrochelatase, with protein MDVQEFLNCNKLKISKEKISNLNKNKIGILITNLGSPEKLTYWSLYKYLSEFLSDPRVVKLNRFLWLPILYTFVLPFRSGKVLSKYKSIWIKDGSPLCVNTHNQCLALKKILNEKYDNNVVISYGMRYGERSIKKGLEYLHKENINKLLVLPLYPQSAECTVSSTLDCIGKNLKNWSNVPELRFISGYCFNDIFINTMKENIENYWTNYGKSKKLIISYHSLPTRNVIQGDLYPFFCIESTKKLVKALNLNKDDYILVFQSNIKGQQWIKPCIEDTIIQLAKQGYTQIDIVSPSFSSDCLETLEEIKIHYQQLFRKYSNGNLRYINCLNDTKIGIKLIINLIEQNIIGWV; from the exons atggacgTACAGGAATTTTTGAATTgtaacaaattaaaaatatcaaaagaGAAAATTAGCAACctcaataaaaataaaataggaATACTAATTACAAATTTAGGGAGCCCTGAAAAATTAACCTATTGgtctttatataaatatttatctg aatTTTTGAGTGATCCTCGAGTTGTAAAATTGAACAGGTTTCTATGGCTTCCAATATTATACACATTTGTACTACCTTTTAGGAGTg GCAAGGTcttatcaaaatataaaagtatatgGATAAAGGATGGATCACCATTATGTGTTAATACTCATAATCAGTGTTTAGCATTAAAAAAGATTCTAAACGAAaa GTATGATAACAATGTTGTCATCAGTTATGGTATGAGATATGGTGAAAGGTCCATAAAAAAAGGTTTAGAATATCTACATAaagaaaacataaataaactTTTAGTCCTCCCTTTATATCCTCAATCAGCAGAATGTACTGTGTCTTCAACTTTAGATTGCATAGgtaagaatttaaaaaactGGAGTAATGTGCCTGAGCTTAGATTTATATCTGGTTATTGTTTtaatgatatttttataaatacaatgaaagaaaatattgaaaattatTGGACAAATTATggaaaaagtaaaaaattaattatttcttaTCATAGTTTACCTACAAGAAATGTTATTCAAGGAGATCTATATCCTTTCTTTTGTATTGAaagtacaaaaaaattagttAAGGCATTAAATCTTAATAAAGATGATTATATATTAGTATTTCAATCAAATATAAAAGGACAACAATGGATAAAACCATGTATTGAAGATACCATAATACAGCTAGCCAAACAAGGATATACACAAATAGATATTGTTAGCCCATCTTTCTCTTCAGATTGTTTAGAAACtttagaagaaataaaaatacattatcAACAATTATTTCGAAAATATTCAAATGGTAAtttaagatatataaattgttTAAATGATACAAAAATTGGAATCAAACTAATAATCAATCTTAttgaacaaaatataataggATGGGTGTAa